From a single Bacillus pumilus genomic region:
- a CDS encoding TerC family protein, with product MDILKHMLDTYASFFDWHMWGEVLTNPVSWGLIGTLVVLEGLLSADNALVLAVMVKHLPEKQRKKALTYGLIGAYFFRFLFIGVGMLLIKFWWIKVLGAAYLAWLVIKHFWLGDGDDEAKELKKEGWMVRVFGIFWATVISVEIMDLAFSVDSILAAFAVSEEVWILLLGGMLGILMMRTVAQLFLVLIDRIPELENTAFILIGIIAIKMGLSAAHIEIPHLAFFAIIILAFIGTFIVHKINKKKHQGVTNEAAASKEE from the coding sequence TTGGACATTTTGAAACATATGTTGGACACGTATGCCTCGTTTTTTGATTGGCATATGTGGGGAGAGGTATTAACAAACCCTGTCTCTTGGGGGCTCATTGGAACCCTTGTTGTGCTTGAAGGATTGTTATCAGCAGATAACGCGCTTGTATTAGCTGTTATGGTGAAACATTTACCAGAAAAGCAGCGTAAGAAGGCATTAACCTACGGATTAATTGGCGCTTATTTCTTCCGTTTTCTATTTATTGGTGTAGGGATGCTGCTTATTAAGTTCTGGTGGATCAAAGTTCTCGGAGCTGCATATTTAGCATGGCTTGTCATTAAGCATTTCTGGTTAGGTGACGGAGATGATGAAGCGAAGGAATTGAAAAAAGAAGGCTGGATGGTTCGTGTATTCGGCATATTCTGGGCAACCGTTATTTCTGTGGAAATTATGGACCTTGCCTTCTCGGTTGACAGTATTCTTGCGGCATTCGCTGTATCTGAAGAAGTATGGATTCTGCTATTAGGCGGAATGCTTGGTATTCTCATGATGCGTACAGTCGCACAGCTATTCCTTGTTCTCATTGATCGCATTCCAGAGCTTGAGAATACAGCGTTTATTCTCATTGGGATTATTGCGATCAAAATGGGCTTGAGTGCTGCTCATATTGAAATTCCGCATCTTGCATTCTTTGCGATTATTATTCTAGCGTTTATCGGGACGTTTATTGTTCATAAAATCAATAAGAAGAAACATCAAGGTGTGACAAATGAAGCTGCGGCTTCAAAAGAAGAATAG
- a CDS encoding HpcH/HpaI aldolase/citrate lyase family protein — protein MRYFRFLSEARQHDLFFKRPVAMHSLTPRHVLAHALGATLYMPATRQDIAEMLLSQKYEALCSVVFCLEDAIGDQEVDMAERNLVAQLASLKEKVTHVPETAEHLPLIFIRVRSPKQLLKMADLLGSSLQLLTGFVFPKCSVHNAKDYLSNLKQASSDTQTTLYGMPILETPDLIEKETRYTVLSELKQIFLNDEEYILNIRIGATDLCGLYGIRRDRDTTIYEIKLIADLITDIINYFGRSFVVSGAVWEHFGPARKEQKPFIRALSHKNGEPSSSEFDDVQGLLKETKLDVANGIHGKTVIHPTHLKPVQSMYVVSKEEYMDALSILEHADGTVGVLKSTFSNKMNETKPHYRWAEHILMKSDIYGVFHENRSYIDILTEAEAAYAEHLGTYGS, from the coding sequence ATGAGGTATTTTCGATTTTTATCAGAGGCAAGGCAGCATGATCTTTTTTTCAAGCGCCCGGTGGCGATGCATTCACTGACGCCGAGGCATGTACTTGCACATGCATTAGGTGCTACTTTGTATATGCCTGCGACAAGACAAGATATAGCAGAGATGCTGCTGTCGCAGAAATATGAAGCACTTTGCTCTGTTGTGTTTTGCTTGGAGGATGCCATTGGAGATCAAGAAGTGGACATGGCCGAACGGAATCTAGTAGCACAACTGGCCAGTCTCAAAGAGAAAGTCACGCATGTTCCTGAAACGGCTGAACATTTGCCTCTTATATTTATTCGCGTTCGTTCGCCGAAACAACTGCTCAAAATGGCAGACTTGCTCGGTTCCTCTCTTCAATTACTTACCGGCTTTGTGTTCCCGAAGTGTTCAGTTCATAATGCGAAGGATTATTTGAGCAATTTGAAACAGGCATCTTCCGACACGCAGACAACCCTTTATGGGATGCCCATTTTGGAAACACCCGATTTAATAGAAAAAGAAACAAGATATACGGTGTTGTCAGAGTTGAAGCAGATCTTCCTGAATGACGAGGAATATATTTTGAATATTCGCATTGGGGCAACGGATCTTTGTGGTTTGTACGGGATTCGTCGTGATCGCGACACGACCATCTATGAGATCAAATTGATTGCTGATTTGATCACAGATATCATCAATTATTTTGGGCGTTCTTTTGTGGTGTCTGGGGCTGTGTGGGAACACTTTGGCCCTGCACGAAAGGAACAAAAACCATTTATCCGTGCGCTTTCTCATAAGAACGGTGAACCGTCTTCATCTGAATTTGATGACGTACAAGGTTTACTCAAGGAAACAAAACTCGATGTGGCAAACGGCATTCATGGAAAGACGGTCATTCATCCAACACATCTTAAACCGGTTCAAAGCATGTACGTGGTGTCGAAGGAAGAGTACATGGACGCATTAAGCATTCTTGAACATGCAGACGGCACAGTTGGTGTGTTGAAGAGTACCTTTTCTAATAAAATGAATGAAACGAAGCCACATTACCGTTGGGCAGAGCACATTTTAATGAAGTCAGATATTTACGGGGTGTTTCATGAAAATAGAAGCTATATCGACATACTCACAGAAGCAGAAGCCGCATACGCTGAGCATCTTGGAACATATGGAAGTTGA
- a CDS encoding phosphoribosyltransferase family protein has product MEVEIELKEGALQLEKEHLFEMAARVNKKRAFLFVSKVLGKHIPVHPVKPLLVSGLLAMAYAKEQTGKTFPHQDLLVEALKTEDHTTLTEAYEALKKEKLSAGKEPIVIGFAETATALGHGVYDVIEGASYIHTTREQLLNLDPSLIFEEEHSHATDQLCYADEALLRTNRPIVLVDDEVTTGRTNINIIRDLHAKHPRHSYTILSILDWRTEEHEKAMSQLEEELGIHITSLSLLKGQMVFRGNTLDEPVYSYEIAEQEHRPSLSFHSLQSFFRQVPYALSHATNLAGHSPYIHETGRFGLNAADTAVIDEAAAKAGQTLKQERKGKQTLCLGTGELMYVPMRLAAHMGEGVLFHSTTRSPIHPVEKDGYAVQNGFSFVSPEDARIQHYVYNIPKGQYDDVFLFFEKKVSQKALLPLVHLFAERHVKHVHIVTLSDEVKVNG; this is encoded by the coding sequence ATGGAAGTTGAAATTGAACTCAAAGAAGGTGCGCTTCAGCTGGAAAAAGAGCATCTTTTTGAGATGGCGGCAAGAGTGAACAAAAAGAGAGCCTTTTTGTTCGTTAGTAAGGTGCTTGGTAAACACATTCCTGTTCATCCAGTAAAACCGCTCCTTGTCTCGGGTCTTTTAGCCATGGCGTATGCTAAAGAGCAAACAGGCAAAACATTCCCGCATCAAGACCTGTTAGTAGAGGCACTCAAGACGGAGGATCACACGACGTTAACTGAAGCCTATGAGGCGCTCAAAAAAGAGAAGCTGTCAGCAGGAAAAGAGCCCATCGTGATCGGCTTTGCAGAGACAGCAACAGCACTTGGTCATGGTGTGTATGACGTAATAGAAGGAGCGTCTTATATTCATACGACACGTGAACAGCTGCTGAATCTTGATCCTTCATTGATATTTGAAGAAGAGCATTCGCATGCAACGGATCAGCTTTGTTATGCAGACGAAGCATTACTTCGCACAAACCGCCCCATCGTGTTAGTTGATGATGAAGTGACGACAGGCCGTACGAATATCAATATCATTCGGGACCTTCATGCAAAGCACCCGCGGCATTCTTACACCATTCTTTCGATTTTGGACTGGCGGACAGAGGAGCATGAGAAAGCCATGAGTCAGCTTGAAGAGGAGCTGGGGATTCACATCACATCATTGTCTTTATTAAAAGGGCAAATGGTCTTTCGGGGTAATACGCTGGATGAGCCAGTTTATTCGTATGAGATTGCTGAGCAAGAGCATCGGCCAAGTCTCTCATTTCACTCTCTTCAATCTTTCTTTAGGCAAGTGCCGTATGCACTTTCTCATGCAACCAATTTGGCGGGTCATTCGCCTTATATACATGAAACGGGTCGTTTTGGCTTAAACGCAGCAGATACGGCAGTCATCGACGAAGCAGCTGCAAAGGCCGGGCAGACACTAAAGCAGGAACGCAAAGGAAAACAGACACTTTGTTTAGGGACAGGTGAGCTAATGTATGTGCCCATGAGACTGGCTGCACATATGGGAGAAGGCGTTCTCTTTCATTCAACGACGAGAAGCCCAATTCATCCAGTAGAGAAGGATGGATACGCTGTCCAAAATGGTTTTTCCTTTGTGAGTCCAGAGGATGCGCGAATTCAGCACTACGTGTACAACATACCAAAAGGTCAATATGATGATGTATTTCTCTTTTTTGAGAAAAAGGTCTCTCAGAAGGCATTGCTTCCACTGGTTCACTTATTTGCCGAGCGGCATGTGAAGCATGTGCATATTGTGACTTTATCAGACGAGGTGAAGGTGAATGGCTAA
- a CDS encoding cysteine protease StiP family protein produces the protein MANVYTKMGSYPKQDVTFLLKDLSSIEMEKSTEERERSIQSGAHYSEMLPIEYKPTASYMDLFYQSLNESKQKVAEAVAVVAEQIVKKRGFQTVLCSLARAGTPIGVLIKRYIRKTYGLDLPHYSISIIRDRGIDENALHYMLKEHPGYEIAFIDGWTGKGAISRELQKAVIDFEKKYDVRLSSELAVLADPGYCTNVYGTREDFLIPSACLNSTVSGLVSRTVLNNRWIHADDFHGAKYYAELLEEDVSNLYVDTIEEAFSSLEPNVQEKAESILAQGTPADWRGMASIEAIGQEFQIENTHLIKPGVGETTRVLLRRIPWKILIQPGSQEKLKHILLLAEDRGVPVIEYANMSYTCCGLIRPLEQTL, from the coding sequence ATGGCTAATGTGTATACAAAGATGGGAAGCTATCCAAAGCAGGATGTAACCTTCTTACTCAAAGATTTATCATCCATTGAGATGGAGAAAAGTACAGAGGAGCGGGAGCGTTCGATTCAGAGCGGTGCGCATTATTCAGAAATGCTCCCGATTGAGTATAAACCAACGGCATCTTATATGGATTTATTCTATCAATCTCTCAATGAAAGTAAGCAAAAGGTAGCAGAAGCCGTAGCCGTGGTGGCAGAACAGATTGTGAAAAAGCGTGGATTTCAAACGGTGCTTTGCAGTTTGGCTAGAGCGGGGACACCGATCGGGGTGCTCATCAAACGATATATTCGAAAGACATATGGTCTTGATCTTCCTCATTACAGCATCTCTATTATTCGTGACCGAGGAATAGATGAGAATGCACTGCATTATATGCTCAAAGAACATCCGGGCTATGAGATTGCCTTTATTGATGGTTGGACCGGAAAAGGTGCCATTTCCAGAGAGCTTCAAAAAGCTGTGATTGATTTTGAAAAAAAGTATGATGTTCGTCTGTCTAGTGAACTAGCTGTACTCGCTGACCCTGGCTATTGTACAAATGTCTACGGAACGAGAGAGGATTTTCTCATTCCAAGTGCTTGCCTGAATTCGACGGTATCTGGACTTGTCAGTCGTACGGTGCTAAACAACCGCTGGATCCATGCCGATGATTTCCATGGGGCGAAATATTATGCAGAGCTACTAGAAGAGGATGTGTCCAATTTGTATGTGGATACGATTGAAGAAGCCTTTTCTAGCCTCGAACCAAATGTACAAGAGAAAGCAGAGAGTATCCTTGCACAAGGGACGCCTGCTGACTGGCGGGGGATGGCGTCCATTGAAGCGATCGGTCAGGAGTTTCAAATTGAAAACACCCATTTGATTAAACCGGGTGTTGGTGAAACGACCCGCGTTCTGCTGAGAAGAATCCCTTGGAAAATCTTGATTCAGCCTGGATCTCAGGAGAAGCTGAAGCATATCTTGCTTCTGGCAGAAGATAGAGGCGTTCCTGTCATTGAATATGCCAATATGTCCTACACGTGCTGTGGACTCATTCGTCCGCTGGAGCAAACGTTATGA
- a CDS encoding HAD family hydrolase, with amino-acid sequence MKTSAFASDLDRTLIYSHRVLDQYDYAGDYDLVEVLDERPLSYMSIETKTSLQAIHQLGWFIPVTTRTTAQYERITFFQQELEPEFAITTNGGCILHHGKPLEDWQVIVDKRLKACMSVREMLRAISDLPIAAWVKRTRTAEGRFLYLIMKDEYLSHIPLAELKLWGEERGWQVSLQGRKLYFIPQPLNKWDAVAFLKERLELEYVYGAGDSLLDAGLIHEADMGFVPRHGEVLDFDPSLEPTAAYGMAAADEITACVKKQLTITKKPSIR; translated from the coding sequence ATGAAGACAAGTGCGTTTGCCAGCGATTTAGACCGGACACTGATTTACTCACATCGAGTGCTGGATCAGTATGATTATGCAGGAGATTATGATTTAGTGGAGGTGCTGGACGAACGGCCGCTTTCCTATATGTCGATTGAAACGAAAACATCCTTGCAGGCGATTCATCAACTGGGCTGGTTTATTCCAGTGACAACAAGAACGACAGCTCAGTATGAACGGATCACCTTTTTTCAGCAAGAGCTCGAACCGGAATTTGCCATCACGACAAATGGGGGCTGTATCCTTCATCATGGCAAGCCGCTTGAGGATTGGCAGGTCATCGTTGATAAGAGACTCAAAGCGTGTATGTCAGTCAGAGAGATGCTAAGAGCCATCTCCGACCTTCCGATTGCGGCATGGGTCAAGCGTACCCGGACAGCAGAGGGAAGATTTCTTTATTTGATTATGAAAGATGAGTATCTGTCTCACATTCCGCTTGCCGAATTGAAGCTGTGGGGTGAGGAGAGAGGCTGGCAGGTATCTCTTCAGGGACGGAAGCTTTATTTTATTCCACAGCCGCTTAATAAGTGGGATGCTGTTGCGTTTCTAAAGGAACGTCTGGAGCTGGAATATGTATATGGTGCAGGGGATTCTCTGTTAGATGCCGGTCTCATTCATGAGGCAGATATGGGCTTTGTCCCAAGGCATGGGGAAGTGCTCGACTTTGATCCATCGCTGGAGCCGACAGCAGCATATGGCATGGCAGCAGCAGATGAGATTACCGCTTGTGTCAAGAAGCAGCTAACGATCACAAAAAAGCCCTCAATTCGATAG
- a CDS encoding YceG family protein, whose protein sequence is MSYKEMNVNHTRAKQEAWKNVLKKPLPERDGYVKDEHTLSLPSLAARVLGTPHDATDYFIYLHELYETDGIHILSETLNRHIEPEHFQALQRIHLINQEEKGLSVNRFVAFLDGEQLIVRHPNPVMNRHIRLSLIKVFEHFKQLHEGGFQHPDFRRVLLDVVKFSNNHLGPWLTEAHIEEKMPAVIWYGEANKSQLYFLYYVMLIGCDVVLFHPEGKDSFRELDPEEKLTFIDQYPGTSKLEPFPTEKPERKSTVAYRSTRELEEVLHTEDSMLYKPWQFRDHTPHSITLKTTYDELFLIAKERSFIRPNFQADRDTIQIPNLFAKMMGVTRDKREYWDRIHTLMEGKETKTIRHFPFTNEVSSNYQFHYQHALSSAGEIDPELLMKSNVWQFSHLYEGAQRAIAEAVSRICQHPKLLKEGNETELDVRIYLFKQVLHISQELIELIQTFDYAQTVPKVILYHTEYNGELTRSDAAALIFLNEMGVDLFVYHPAGYQCIEKYIDAQLFDTHWLDEMVMNQDFKEPSIVRKLFQSIKNR, encoded by the coding sequence GTGAGTTATAAAGAAATGAATGTCAACCATACACGGGCGAAGCAGGAAGCCTGGAAAAACGTGCTGAAAAAGCCGCTCCCTGAAAGAGATGGCTATGTCAAGGATGAGCATACCTTGTCCTTGCCGAGTCTCGCCGCCCGGGTCCTTGGAACTCCGCATGATGCAACCGATTATTTTATTTATTTACATGAATTATATGAAACAGATGGCATTCATATTTTAAGTGAAACGCTCAATCGTCATATTGAACCCGAGCATTTTCAAGCGCTTCAACGTATTCATTTGATTAACCAAGAAGAAAAGGGATTGTCTGTCAATCGCTTTGTGGCTTTTTTAGATGGTGAGCAGCTGATTGTACGCCATCCAAACCCTGTGATGAACCGTCATATCCGTCTTTCCTTGATCAAGGTGTTTGAGCATTTCAAACAGCTGCATGAGGGCGGGTTTCAGCATCCCGATTTCCGCCGGGTTTTGCTGGATGTCGTGAAGTTTTCAAATAATCATCTAGGTCCATGGCTGACGGAAGCCCATATAGAAGAAAAAATGCCGGCTGTCATTTGGTATGGAGAGGCGAATAAAAGTCAGCTTTATTTTCTTTACTATGTCATGCTGATTGGCTGTGATGTTGTGTTATTTCATCCAGAAGGCAAGGATTCGTTCCGAGAACTAGATCCAGAAGAAAAGCTGACTTTTATTGATCAGTATCCGGGAACTTCAAAGCTTGAACCGTTCCCTACTGAAAAGCCTGAGAGGAAATCAACGGTGGCGTACCGCTCGACAAGAGAGCTTGAAGAGGTGCTTCACACGGAAGATTCAATGCTGTATAAGCCATGGCAATTCAGAGATCATACCCCTCATTCCATTACGCTGAAGACAACGTATGATGAGCTATTTTTAATTGCAAAGGAACGTTCCTTTATCCGCCCTAATTTTCAAGCAGATCGGGACACGATACAGATTCCGAATCTCTTTGCGAAAATGATGGGGGTCACACGGGACAAGCGGGAATACTGGGATCGTATCCACACGTTAATGGAAGGGAAAGAGACGAAGACCATTCGACATTTTCCTTTTACGAATGAAGTGTCTTCGAATTATCAATTTCATTATCAACATGCGCTTTCTTCTGCTGGAGAGATTGATCCTGAATTATTAATGAAAAGCAATGTCTGGCAATTTTCACATCTATATGAAGGCGCGCAGCGTGCGATAGCAGAGGCGGTATCTCGAATCTGTCAGCATCCGAAGCTGTTAAAAGAAGGCAATGAGACCGAATTAGATGTTCGTATTTATTTATTCAAGCAGGTTCTGCACATAAGCCAGGAGCTCATTGAACTCATTCAAACCTTTGATTATGCACAAACCGTACCGAAAGTGATTTTATACCATACGGAATATAATGGTGAGCTGACTCGTTCTGATGCGGCCGCCCTGATTTTCCTAAATGAAATGGGTGTGGATCTCTTCGTATATCATCCGGCGGGATATCAGTGTATTGAGAAATATATAGATGCCCAATTATTTGATACCCATTGGCTCGATGAGATGGTTATGAATCAGGATTTTAAAGAGCCGTCCATCGTCAGAAAGTTATTTCAATCTATTAAAAATCGATAA
- a CDS encoding toxic anion resistance protein, with protein MTNTNGNDIISIDKEEITIEKADDIRVQLRNEPEVQNIARQIDAKNQIELLEYGKQPAVEISKFSDRILSMMRSTSVTDSGTMLTQLGKIMDRFDKNDFDEPKGGLLSKIFKRGGSMIEKIFSKYQTLGAEIEKINVEISKYKDEMTKSTVTLEEMYEHNIQYYMELEKYVVAGQMKIEELKQLVPSYEEKAAGGNQLAQMELDTLRNGIQALEERVYDLDMARMVALQTAPQIRLLQRGNTKLIGKINSAFIITIPIFKNGIIQAVTVKRQKLVADSMSELDRRTNEMLKRNAENISSQSVEIAKLSGRPSIDIETIESSFNTIVQGMKETKQIEEENKRLREDGTKRMLELQDNIKRAALES; from the coding sequence ATGACAAATACAAATGGAAATGACATCATTTCAATTGATAAAGAGGAAATCACCATTGAGAAGGCAGACGATATTCGCGTCCAGCTTCGAAATGAACCAGAAGTTCAAAATATTGCGAGACAAATCGATGCGAAAAATCAAATAGAACTGCTTGAATACGGAAAACAGCCAGCTGTAGAAATTTCTAAGTTCTCTGATCGTATTCTTTCAATGATGCGTTCAACAAGCGTGACTGACTCAGGAACGATGCTGACGCAGCTAGGGAAAATTATGGATCGCTTTGATAAAAATGATTTTGACGAGCCAAAGGGTGGTTTGTTGTCAAAAATCTTTAAGCGCGGCGGCAGCATGATTGAAAAGATTTTCAGTAAATATCAAACGCTCGGTGCAGAGATTGAAAAAATTAATGTGGAAATCAGTAAATATAAAGATGAAATGACCAAATCGACTGTGACGCTTGAAGAAATGTATGAGCATAATATTCAATACTATATGGAGCTTGAAAAGTATGTCGTTGCAGGTCAAATGAAAATCGAAGAATTAAAGCAATTGGTCCCTTCTTATGAAGAAAAAGCGGCTGGTGGAAATCAGCTGGCACAAATGGAGCTTGATACGCTTCGCAACGGCATTCAAGCCTTAGAAGAGCGTGTATATGACCTTGATATGGCACGAATGGTGGCTCTTCAAACAGCACCGCAAATCCGTTTGCTGCAGCGTGGTAATACGAAATTAATCGGTAAAATCAACTCGGCGTTCATCATCACTATTCCAATCTTTAAAAATGGAATCATTCAAGCTGTGACAGTGAAGAGACAAAAGCTTGTGGCTGATTCAATGAGTGAGCTGGATAGAAGAACAAATGAAATGCTGAAACGAAATGCGGAAAACATTTCAAGTCAAAGTGTGGAGATTGCCAAATTGTCTGGGCGTCCAAGTATCGATATTGAAACGATCGAATCTTCCTTCAATACAATTGTACAAGGGATGAAAGAGACGAAACAGATCGAAGAAGAAAACAAACGATTACGCGAAGATGGAACAAAGCGTATGCTTGAGCTGCAAGATAATATTAAGCGAGCTGCCCTAGAGTCCTAA
- the opuAA gene encoding glycine/proline betaine ABC transporter ATP-binding protein OpuAA produces the protein MNSEERTIKIKINNVSKIFGKNAKKASQMLEKGKTKREILKETGATVGVNRANFDVYDGEIFVIMGLSGSGKSTLVRLLNRLIEPTSGEIYIDGDMITNMSKDQLREVRRKKISMVFQNFALFPHRTILENTEYGLELQGVDKEERRSKALESLKLVGLEGFEEQYPNQLSGGMQQRVGLARALANDPDILLMDEAFSALDPLIRKDMQDELLELHTSVGKTIIFITHDLDEALRIGDRIVLMKDGNIVQIGTPEEILMNPSNEYVERFVEDVDLSKVLTAGHIMKRAETVQIDKGARVALTLMKNLGISSIYAVDKKKHLLGVISAQAAKKAAESNASLETVLDKEFTTVLENTYLTEIFDAVSDAANIPIAVVDEKNRMKGIVVRGALIGALSGNDEYINMSANKLEEIKTQEPSAQEVE, from the coding sequence ATGAATTCTGAAGAGAGAACGATCAAAATCAAGATAAATAATGTATCTAAAATTTTCGGTAAAAATGCTAAAAAAGCATCTCAAATGCTTGAAAAAGGGAAAACAAAGAGAGAAATCCTGAAAGAGACCGGCGCTACCGTTGGTGTCAATCGAGCAAATTTTGATGTGTATGACGGCGAGATATTTGTCATCATGGGGCTATCAGGGAGCGGAAAGTCCACACTTGTGCGGCTGCTAAATAGGTTAATCGAACCAACCTCCGGCGAAATATATATTGATGGGGATATGATAACAAATATGTCAAAGGATCAATTGCGTGAAGTCAGACGGAAAAAGATCAGCATGGTCTTCCAAAACTTCGCATTGTTCCCGCACCGTACCATTCTTGAGAACACAGAGTACGGTCTTGAATTACAAGGTGTAGACAAAGAAGAGCGCAGATCAAAAGCACTTGAATCTTTGAAGCTTGTTGGACTTGAAGGCTTTGAAGAGCAGTATCCAAACCAATTAAGTGGCGGGATGCAGCAACGTGTTGGATTGGCACGTGCACTAGCAAATGACCCTGACATCTTATTAATGGATGAAGCATTCAGCGCACTCGATCCATTAATTCGTAAAGATATGCAGGATGAATTACTTGAGCTTCATACATCAGTCGGAAAAACGATCATTTTCATTACCCATGATTTAGATGAGGCGCTTCGAATTGGCGACCGTATCGTGCTCATGAAGGACGGGAATATCGTTCAAATCGGAACACCAGAAGAAATCTTGATGAACCCATCGAATGAATATGTTGAACGTTTCGTTGAAGATGTCGACCTTTCTAAAGTATTAACCGCTGGTCATATTATGAAACGTGCAGAAACAGTTCAGATCGACAAAGGGGCTCGTGTTGCACTTACGCTCATGAAAAACCTTGGGATATCGTCAATCTATGCAGTCGATAAGAAAAAGCATTTATTAGGTGTTATTTCTGCACAAGCAGCGAAAAAGGCGGCAGAATCGAACGCATCGCTCGAAACAGTTCTTGATAAAGAATTTACGACCGTATTGGAAAATACGTATTTGACAGAAATCTTTGATGCAGTGTCTGATGCAGCAAACATTCCAATTGCCGTTGTTGACGAGAAAAACAGAATGAAGGGTATTGTGGTCAGAGGTGCATTAATTGGTGCGTTATCAGGTAATGATGAGTATATCAACATGTCTGCTAATAAGCTTGAGGAAATTAAAACACAAGAGCCTTCTGCACAGGAGGTAGAATAA
- the opuAB gene encoding glycine/proline betaine ABC transporter permease subunit OpuAB has protein sequence MSDLPRIPFADYIDQFVDWLTLTFGGFFDGITNGLAGTVNGIVAALGVIPSIILTIIFAAIAWWISTRGVALFTLIGFLLIDYLGYWQPMLQTLALVLTAVVISIVIGVPIGIWASQKETVRKIVTPILDLMQTMPAFVYLLPAIFFFNIGVVPGVVASVIFSMPPTIRMTILGIKQVPADLIEATEAFGSTTFQRLFKVQLPLATKTILAGINQSIMLALSMVVIAAMVGAPGLGSEVYSAVTQLKTGIGFEAGIAIVIVAITLDRITQNIKTKKTRGNA, from the coding sequence ATGAGTGATTTACCTAGAATTCCGTTCGCGGATTACATTGATCAATTTGTTGACTGGTTAACATTAACGTTTGGTGGTTTCTTTGATGGCATCACAAATGGATTAGCTGGCACAGTAAATGGAATTGTCGCAGCACTTGGTGTGATTCCATCTATTATTTTAACCATTATTTTTGCCGCTATTGCTTGGTGGATCAGTACAAGAGGAGTTGCTCTTTTCACACTTATTGGATTTTTGCTGATCGACTATTTAGGCTACTGGCAGCCAATGCTTCAAACACTTGCGCTCGTTTTGACGGCTGTGGTTATTTCCATCGTGATCGGGGTTCCGATCGGTATTTGGGCATCACAGAAGGAAACGGTGCGTAAAATTGTGACACCTATTTTAGATTTAATGCAGACAATGCCTGCATTCGTTTATCTATTACCAGCGATCTTCTTCTTTAATATTGGGGTTGTACCTGGGGTTGTGGCATCGGTTATTTTCTCTATGCCTCCAACGATTCGTATGACCATTCTCGGTATTAAACAAGTACCAGCAGATTTAATTGAAGCAACAGAAGCATTTGGTTCAACGACATTCCAGCGTTTGTTCAAAGTTCAGCTTCCACTTGCAACAAAAACCATCCTAGCTGGTATTAACCAAAGTATCATGCTTGCTCTATCAATGGTCGTTATTGCGGCAATGGTAGGTGCACCAGGACTTGGTTCAGAAGTATATAGTGCGGTAACGCAGCTGAAAACAGGAATTGGTTTTGAAGCTGGTATTGCCATTGTTATTGTGGCAATTACACTTGACCGTATTACACAAAACATTAAAACGAAAAAAACCAGGGGGAATGCTTAA